A window of the Fuscovulum sp. genome harbors these coding sequences:
- a CDS encoding L-threonylcarbamoyladenylate synthase, with protein MIATEDLTDSPQGIARAAEILRTGGLVAFPTETVYGLGGDARSDRAVARIFDAKGRPRFNPLIVHVPDVATARQFARFDDRAEAVAAAFWPGPLTLVLPVVAETGLSPLVTAGLETVAIRVPAHPVAQALLRAFGGPLAAPSANPSGKVSPTRADHVRAGLAGRIEGILDGGACAVGLESTILGLDGPPSLLRPGGVPVEALEAALGVALLAGGDAARPNAPGQLASHYAPSALVRLGVTVPEPGEVWVGFGPCPAAALTLSERGDLVEAAAALFHVLRAADVLAGAGGRIAFAPVPEVGLGRAINDRLRRAAAPRG; from the coding sequence ATGATTGCCACCGAAGACCTGACCGATAGCCCCCAAGGGATTGCACGCGCAGCAGAAATCCTGCGCACGGGGGGGCTTGTCGCCTTTCCGACCGAGACGGTCTATGGGCTGGGCGGGGATGCGCGGTCGGATCGTGCCGTGGCGCGGATTTTCGATGCCAAGGGGCGGCCAAGGTTCAACCCGCTGATCGTGCATGTGCCGGATGTGGCAACCGCACGGCAGTTTGCGCGCTTTGATGACCGGGCCGAGGCGGTGGCGGCGGCGTTCTGGCCGGGGCCGTTGACATTGGTGCTGCCGGTGGTCGCAGAGACGGGGCTGTCACCGCTGGTGACGGCGGGGCTGGAGACGGTGGCGATCCGGGTGCCCGCGCATCCGGTGGCGCAGGCGCTGCTGCGGGCGTTCGGCGGGCCGCTGGCCGCGCCTTCGGCCAACCCGTCGGGGAAGGTTTCACCGACGCGGGCGGATCACGTGCGGGCGGGGCTGGCGGGGCGGATCGAGGGTATTCTGGACGGTGGGGCTTGTGCAGTGGGGTTGGAATCCACCATCCTTGGGCTGGACGGCCCGCCCAGCCTGCTGCGCCCCGGCGGGGTACCGGTTGAGGCGCTGGAAGCGGCGTTGGGGGTGGCCCTGCTGGCGGGGGGGGATGCCGCGCGGCCAAATGCGCCGGGACAATTGGCCAGCCACTATGCCCCCAGTGCGCTGGTGCGGTTGGGCGTGACGGTGCCGGAGCCGGGCGAGGTCTGGGTGGGGTTCGGCCCCTGCCCTGCTGCTGCGCTGACCCTATCGGAACGCGGCGATCTGGTGGAGGCGGCGGCCGCGCTATTCCACGTGCTGCGCGCGGCGGATGTGCTGGCAGGGGCAGGCGGGCGCATCGCCTTTGCCCCGGTGCCGGAGGTGGGGCTGGGGCGGGCGATCAATGATCGCCTTCGGAGAGCCGCGGCGCCGCGGGGCTAA
- a CDS encoding acyl-CoA dehydrogenase produces the protein MPYRAPLADYDLLLTHVLGYGRVAATPRFADAGVDTATAVLAEAGRLAESVLAPLNRTGDKQGARLENGVVRTPPGFAEGYRAIAQGGWVGMAAAPDNGGMGLPMTLATAVNEMMSGACLALQINPLLTQGQIEALEHHGSDAIRAMYLPKLTSGEWGGTMNLTEPQAGSDVGALRTRAEPRGDGSYAITGQKIYISWGDADFMPNICHLVLARLPDGAPGSAGISLFLVPKFLPDADGNPGPRNSLSVVGLEHKLGLHGSPTCVMQYDGAQGWLVGEPHKGLAAMFTMMNNARLGVAVQGVGIAEAAFQHALAYAEGRVQGRTPTGRAPITDHADVRRMLARMRAQVFSARAIALSCAVAIDMARATDAPEWHARAALLTPIAKAYGTDTGNEVAHLGIQIHGGMGVIEDTGAAQFARDVRVTTIYEGTNGIQAMDLVARKMADGGSAAMALIDEVQAGSEAARASHPDLAGEVWQAAEALRDATDALLRQDMTDRFAGAAPYLRAFALLLGADAHLRAAHATGGARSALARVAIRRLLPEHTALLAEAREGAAQLYALSPEDLAA, from the coding sequence ATGCCCTACCGCGCCCCCCTTGCCGATTACGACCTGCTGCTCACCCATGTGCTGGGGTATGGGCGCGTCGCCGCCACCCCGCGTTTTGCGGATGCCGGCGTGGACACCGCCACCGCCGTGCTGGCCGAGGCCGGGCGTCTGGCGGAAAGCGTGCTGGCGCCGCTGAACCGCACGGGCGACAAGCAGGGCGCAAGGCTGGAAAACGGCGTCGTCCGCACCCCACCCGGCTTCGCCGAAGGCTACCGCGCGATTGCACAAGGCGGCTGGGTCGGCATGGCCGCCGCGCCCGACAATGGCGGCATGGGCCTGCCCATGACGCTGGCCACGGCGGTGAATGAGATGATGTCGGGGGCCTGCCTTGCACTTCAGATCAATCCCCTGCTGACCCAAGGCCAGATCGAGGCGCTGGAACATCACGGATCAGACGCGATCCGCGCGATGTATCTGCCCAAGCTCACCTCGGGCGAATGGGGCGGCACGATGAACCTGACGGAACCGCAGGCCGGGTCTGACGTCGGCGCGCTGCGCACCCGTGCCGAACCGCGTGGCGATGGCAGCTATGCCATCACCGGGCAGAAGATTTACATCAGCTGGGGGGATGCGGATTTCATGCCGAACATCTGCCATCTGGTGCTGGCCCGCCTGCCCGATGGCGCGCCGGGTTCGGCAGGGATCAGCCTGTTTCTGGTGCCGAAATTCCTGCCCGATGCGGATGGTAATCCGGGGCCGCGCAACAGCCTTTCGGTCGTCGGCCTTGAACACAAGCTGGGCCTGCACGGCAGCCCGACCTGCGTGATGCAATATGATGGCGCGCAGGGGTGGCTTGTGGGGGAACCGCATAAGGGCCTGGCCGCAATGTTCACCATGATGAACAACGCCCGGCTTGGTGTGGCGGTGCAGGGCGTTGGCATCGCCGAGGCTGCCTTCCAGCACGCGCTGGCCTATGCCGAAGGCCGCGTTCAGGGCCGCACCCCCACGGGCCGCGCGCCGATCACCGATCATGCCGATGTGCGCCGGATGCTGGCGCGGATGCGGGCACAGGTCTTCTCGGCCCGGGCCATCGCGCTGTCTTGCGCCGTGGCCATCGACATGGCCCGCGCCACCGATGCCCCCGAATGGCATGCCCGCGCCGCCCTGCTGACCCCTATCGCCAAGGCCTATGGCACCGATACCGGCAATGAGGTGGCGCATCTGGGCATCCAGATTCATGGCGGTATGGGCGTGATCGAAGACACAGGCGCCGCGCAATTCGCCCGCGATGTGCGCGTGACCACGATTTACGAAGGCACCAACGGCATTCAGGCGATGGATCTTGTCGCCCGCAAGATGGCCGATGGCGGCAGTGCCGCGATGGCCCTGATTGATGAGGTGCAGGCCGGATCCGAAGCCGCCCGCGCCTCGCATCCTGATCTGGCCGGCGAAGTCTGGCAGGCCGCCGAAGCCTTGCGCGACGCCACCGATGCCCTGCTGCGCCAGGACATGACCGACCGCTTCGCCGGGGCCGCGCCCTATCTGCGGGCCTTTGCCCTGCTGCTGGGCGCAGACGCGCATCTTCGCGCTGCCCATGCCACCGGCGGCGCACGCTCTGCGCTGGCCCGCGTGGCGATCCGCCGCCTGTTGCCCGAACACACGGCCCTGCTGGCCGAAGCGCGCGAAGGCGCGGCGCAGCTTTACGCCCTGTCGCCCGAGGATCTGGCGGCGTGA
- a CDS encoding MBL fold metallo-hydrolase, whose protein sequence is MKDAPESESGIRHPFATPPAEGEATEVAPGILWLRLPLPMALDHVNVYALDDGDGWTIVDTGFASNRARAIWQRLLEGPLAGRPVKRVIVTHYHPDHIGLAGWFQAQGAELVTTRTSWLYARMLVLDEHALPLPQAVEFQRRAGVSEARLHSYATTRPFNFADVVAPLPPGFTRIKDGDTITAAGRRWRVRCGDGHAPEHATLWSMDDALILGGDQLLPGISANIGVYPTEPDADPLSEWLDSCTRLSAFATDDQLVLPGHKLPFTGLPLRLRQMAENHESALARLMDHLATPQVAADCFLPLFKRQIDGPEFGMALVESVAHLNCLLQRGRVFRRLNAQGAWLWQRLPG, encoded by the coding sequence GTGAAAGACGCCCCCGAAAGCGAGTCTGGCATCCGCCACCCCTTTGCCACCCCCCCGGCCGAGGGTGAGGCAACAGAGGTCGCCCCCGGGATCCTGTGGCTGCGGCTGCCACTGCCCATGGCGCTGGATCATGTGAATGTCTATGCGCTGGACGATGGCGATGGCTGGACCATCGTTGATACCGGCTTTGCCTCGAACCGCGCCCGCGCGATCTGGCAGCGCCTGCTGGAGGGCCCGCTTGCCGGGCGGCCTGTGAAACGGGTGATCGTCACCCATTACCACCCCGATCACATCGGCCTTGCCGGGTGGTTTCAGGCGCAGGGCGCGGAACTGGTCACGACGCGGACAAGCTGGCTTTATGCCCGGATGCTGGTGCTGGATGAACACGCGCTGCCCCTGCCGCAAGCGGTGGAGTTTCAGCGCCGCGCCGGGGTATCCGAGGCGCGGCTGCACAGCTATGCCACCACCCGGCCCTTTAATTTTGCTGATGTCGTGGCCCCGCTTCCCCCCGGTTTCACCCGGATCAAGGACGGCGACACGATCACCGCCGCAGGTCGCCGCTGGCGCGTGCGCTGCGGCGATGGCCATGCGCCGGAACATGCCACGCTCTGGTCGATGGACGACGCGCTGATCCTTGGCGGGGATCAGCTTCTGCCGGGCATCTCTGCCAATATCGGTGTCTATCCGACCGAACCCGATGCAGACCCGCTTTCCGAATGGCTGGACAGCTGCACCCGCCTTTCCGCCTTTGCAACGGACGATCAGCTTGTCCTGCCCGGCCACAAACTGCCCTTTACCGGGCTGCCCCTGCGCCTGCGCCAGATGGCCGAAAACCACGAATCCGCGCTGGCCCGCCTGATGGATCACCTTGCCACCCCGCAGGTCGCCGCCGACTGCTTTCTGCCGCTGTTCAAGCGCCAGATCGACGGGCCGGAATTCGGCATGGCGCTGGTCGAATCGGTGGCGCATCTGAACTGCCTGTTGCAGCGTGGGCGCGTCTTTCGCAGGCTGAACGCACAAGGCGCGTGGCTTTGGCAGCGCCTTCCGGGCTGA
- a CDS encoding aa3-type cytochrome c oxidase subunit IV — MADHKSDFKPGSMDIRAQEKTFAGFLKFTQWGVVIIIAILIFMALANA, encoded by the coding sequence ATGGCCGATCACAAGAGCGACTTCAAACCCGGCAGCATGGATATCCGCGCGCAGGAAAAGACCTTCGCCGGTTTCCTCAAGTTCACGCAATGGGGCGTGGTGATCATCATCGCGATCCTGATCTTCATGGCGCTTGCCAACGCCTGA
- a CDS encoding AzlD domain-containing protein, which produces MIDKSTFWIVMPALALGTYAIRFSFLGTLGTRPLPVWLTRALRYTAVAVLPALVAPGVLWPPATGGETDPARLAAALVTLAVGMATRSTMAAILAGGATLYALLATVG; this is translated from the coding sequence ATGATCGACAAATCCACCTTCTGGATCGTCATGCCCGCGCTGGCGCTGGGAACCTATGCCATTCGGTTCTCATTTCTGGGGACGCTGGGCACAAGGCCCCTGCCCGTCTGGCTGACGCGGGCGCTGCGCTATACGGCAGTGGCAGTGCTGCCCGCGCTGGTGGCCCCCGGTGTGCTGTGGCCGCCCGCGACGGGGGGTGAGACAGATCCCGCGCGGCTGGCGGCGGCGCTGGTGACGCTGGCAGTGGGGATGGCCACGCGCAGCACCATGGCCGCCATCCTGGCGGGCGGTGCCACGCTCTATGCGCTGCTGGCGACAGTCGGTTAA
- a CDS encoding AzlC family ABC transporter permease translates to MSPTRKAFLRGLFAALPMTIVVGPFALLFGVVATEAGLNVFETMLFSVSVFAGASQFAALQTMQENAPVLVVLATALAVNLRMVMYSVTLAPHFGTLPLRSRALMAYFLVDQSFATTVAEIDRNPTMTAAEKHAVFFGAVVAVAPLWFLASLAGGMIGQAIPPEYALDFALPITFLAMVAPMLRSLPHLVAAGVSILLSLLLAGLPWGTGLLIAAGVAMAAGAMLEQRLERRG, encoded by the coding sequence ATGTCACCCACCCGCAAGGCTTTTCTTCGTGGCCTGTTTGCCGCTCTGCCGATGACGATTGTCGTCGGCCCCTTTGCGTTGCTGTTCGGGGTGGTGGCGACAGAGGCCGGGCTGAACGTGTTTGAAACCATGCTGTTTTCCGTGTCGGTCTTTGCAGGCGCATCGCAATTCGCCGCCTTGCAGACGATGCAGGAGAATGCGCCGGTGCTGGTGGTGCTGGCCACGGCTTTGGCGGTGAACCTGCGGATGGTGATGTATTCGGTCACGCTGGCCCCGCATTTCGGCACGCTGCCGCTGCGGTCGAGGGCGCTGATGGCCTATTTTCTGGTGGATCAGAGCTTTGCCACCACAGTGGCCGAGATTGACCGCAACCCCACCATGACGGCCGCGGAAAAGCACGCGGTGTTCTTTGGCGCGGTGGTGGCAGTGGCGCCGCTGTGGTTTCTGGCATCGCTGGCGGGCGGGATGATCGGGCAGGCGATACCGCCCGAATATGCGCTGGATTTCGCGCTGCCGATCACCTTTCTGGCGATGGTCGCACCGATGCTGCGCAGTCTGCCGCATCTGGTGGCGGCGGGGGTGTCGATCCTGTTGTCGCTGCTGCTGGCGGGTTTGCCCTGGGGCACAGGGCTGCTGATCGCGGCAGGGGTGGCGATGGCCGCCGGCGCCATGCTGGAACAGCGGCTGGAGCGGCGGGGATGA
- the mobA gene encoding molybdenum cofactor guanylyltransferase MobA, with protein MRIFGVILAGGQGRRMGGADKAMLALAGRPLIAHVTDRLEPQVERLAISANGDAARFAALRLPVLADLRSEGPLSGILSALDWAAPLGATAVVSAPVDAPFLPPDLVPRLILAGESTLGCALARSGGNDHPTFGLWPVALRDPLRAFLASGEKPRVRSFADAQNAARADFPDDGAFANLNTPEDLAAAATRIGGMG; from the coding sequence GTGCGGATATTCGGGGTGATCCTTGCAGGCGGGCAGGGCCGGCGGATGGGCGGGGCCGATAAGGCCATGCTTGCCCTTGCCGGGCGGCCGCTGATCGCCCATGTCACCGACCGGCTGGAACCGCAGGTGGAACGTCTGGCCATTAGCGCGAATGGCGATGCCGCCCGTTTCGCCGCCCTGCGCCTGCCCGTGCTGGCCGATCTGCGATCTGAGGGGCCGCTGTCGGGCATCCTGTCGGCGCTGGACTGGGCCGCGCCACTGGGCGCGACCGCCGTGGTGTCGGCCCCCGTTGATGCACCTTTCCTGCCGCCTGATCTGGTGCCGCGCCTGATCCTTGCCGGGGAATCCACCCTTGGCTGCGCGCTTGCCCGCTCGGGTGGGAATGACCATCCGACCTTCGGCCTGTGGCCTGTTGCCCTGCGCGACCCCCTGCGCGCTTTCCTTGCCAGTGGCGAAAAACCCCGCGTCCGCAGCTTTGCCGATGCCCAGAACGCCGCCCGCGCCGATTTTCCCGATGACGGGGCCTTTGCCAACCTTAACACGCCAGAAGACCTTGCCGCCGCCGCCACCCGCATCGGGGGCATGGGATGA
- the mobB gene encoding molybdopterin-guanine dinucleotide biosynthesis protein B translates to MKVYGVIGWKNSGKTSLMERLVAEITGRGFSVSTVKHVHHAVDLDQPGKDTFRHRQAGAREVVLASKDRFALMVEHRGPEPDLAAVLARLAPVDLVLVEGYKRDSHQKIEVWRSETGQDMIQPGDPLIRAVATDATGLALTVPVLDLNDTAAVADFILAETGLASPRFDTVAIVDWSATNGPSPAKPSADAIWIGTATAQGETAQYFRTRAEAEAHLATLIATEQAANRRLLVGFDFPMGYPTGFAARLTGQADPRAIWRWLADHITDDANRNNRFAVADAINAGIGGGPFWGRPAGLNLPHLPERKAVDYPALGLPERRAAETHVPRAQPVWKLFTTGSVGSQALMGLPMIHRLSQTPGTAVWPFDPVPAARVVLAEVYPSLLAPLVAQTPGIKDAAQVTLLARALFRLSAQGGLAPLLTPPNLPEIAEEGWILGAGHAAALLAAAGQMP, encoded by the coding sequence ATGAAGGTTTACGGCGTCATCGGGTGGAAGAATTCGGGCAAGACCAGCCTGATGGAACGGCTGGTGGCCGAGATCACTGGGCGCGGCTTTTCCGTCTCGACTGTCAAGCATGTCCATCACGCGGTAGACCTTGATCAGCCCGGCAAAGACACCTTTCGCCACCGTCAGGCCGGCGCGCGTGAGGTGGTACTGGCCTCAAAAGACCGTTTCGCCCTGATGGTGGAACATCGCGGCCCGGAACCAGACCTTGCCGCCGTGCTGGCCCGCTTGGCCCCCGTCGATCTGGTGCTGGTCGAAGGATACAAGCGCGACAGCCACCAGAAAATCGAGGTCTGGCGCAGCGAGACCGGGCAGGACATGATTCAGCCCGGCGATCCCCTGATCCGCGCCGTGGCCACCGATGCAACCGGCCTTGCCCTGACGGTGCCGGTGCTGGACCTGAACGACACCGCCGCCGTTGCCGATTTCATCCTTGCGGAAACCGGCCTTGCCTCCCCCCGTTTCGACACCGTCGCCATTGTCGACTGGTCCGCCACCAACGGGCCCTCACCCGCCAAACCTTCGGCCGATGCCATCTGGATCGGCACCGCCACCGCGCAGGGCGAAACCGCGCAGTATTTCCGGACACGGGCCGAGGCAGAGGCGCATCTGGCTACCCTTATCGCCACGGAACAGGCCGCCAACCGCCGCCTGCTGGTGGGTTTCGATTTCCCGATGGGCTATCCCACCGGATTTGCCGCCCGCCTGACCGGGCAGGCAGACCCCCGCGCCATCTGGCGCTGGCTGGCCGATCACATCACCGATGACGCCAACCGCAACAACCGCTTTGCCGTGGCCGATGCGATCAATGCAGGCATCGGCGGCGGCCCCTTCTGGGGCCGTCCCGCCGGACTGAACCTGCCGCATCTGCCGGAACGCAAGGCCGTGGACTACCCCGCCCTCGGCCTGCCCGAACGCCGGGCGGCGGAAACCCATGTCCCCCGCGCGCAGCCCGTGTGGAAACTCTTCACCACCGGCTCTGTCGGGTCACAGGCGCTGATGGGGCTGCCCATGATCCACCGCCTGTCGCAAACCCCCGGCACCGCCGTCTGGCCTTTTGATCCTGTCCCCGCTGCCCGCGTCGTACTGGCCGAGGTTTATCCCTCGCTCCTTGCCCCGCTGGTGGCGCAGACCCCCGGCATCAAGGATGCCGCGCAGGTCACGCTTCTTGCCCGCGCGCTGTTTCGGCTTTCGGCGCAAGGCGGCCTAGCGCCCCTTCTCACCCCGCCAAATCTGCCCGAAATCGCCGAGGAAGGCTGGATCCTTGGCGCGGGCCACGCGGCGGCCTTGCTTGCTGCTGCGGGGCAAATGCCATGA
- a CDS encoding GNAT family N-acetyltransferase: protein MRIELGLPEYLRPQAAVLYWQAFGGKLGRVLGPDERALAFLERVMRADHCLTAFDSNGNLVGLAGFKSEQGSFAGGSETDLRAIYGPVGGRWRAQLLRLLGNEADNSRFLLDGLCVSDAVRGQGVGTLLLEAIVAEGRARGYSAVRLDVVDTNARARALYERRGFVVDRTEPIGPLRLIFGFRAAHSMVRPI from the coding sequence ATCCGCATCGAACTGGGCCTTCCCGAATATCTGCGCCCACAGGCCGCCGTCCTGTATTGGCAGGCTTTTGGCGGCAAGCTTGGCCGTGTGCTGGGGCCGGATGAACGGGCACTGGCCTTCCTTGAACGCGTCATGCGCGCTGACCATTGCCTGACGGCCTTTGACAGCAACGGCAACCTTGTCGGGCTGGCAGGGTTCAAATCCGAACAGGGCAGCTTTGCCGGCGGGTCCGAGACCGACCTCCGCGCCATCTATGGCCCCGTCGGCGGGCGCTGGCGCGCGCAACTCTTGCGCCTTTTGGGGAATGAGGCTGACAACAGCCGATTTCTTCTGGATGGCCTGTGCGTCAGCGATGCGGTGCGCGGGCAGGGCGTCGGCACCTTGCTGCTTGAGGCCATCGTCGCGGAAGGCCGCGCCCGCGGATACAGCGCCGTGCGGCTGGATGTGGTCGATACCAACGCCCGTGCGCGGGCCCTGTACGAACGCCGCGGTTTCGTTGTCGACCGGACCGAACCCATCGGTCCCCTGCGCCTGATCTTCGGTTTTCGCGCGGCACATTCTATGGTGCGCCCGATCTGA
- the mscL gene encoding large conductance mechanosensitive channel protein MscL yields the protein MLNEFKTFLLRGNVMDLAVGIIIGAAFTAIVNSLVGDLINPIIGLILGGINFSDMFIDLSGTSPASLAAAKESGAAVFAYGAFVTALINFVIIGWVVFVLVKAMNKLMPKKAEAPAAPAGPSELDILMEIRDSLKK from the coding sequence ATGCTGAATGAGTTCAAGACCTTTCTGCTGAGAGGCAACGTGATGGACCTCGCCGTAGGTATCATCATCGGTGCGGCCTTCACCGCCATCGTGAACAGCCTTGTCGGGGATCTGATCAACCCGATCATCGGCCTGATCCTGGGCGGCATCAACTTCTCGGATATGTTCATCGATCTGTCCGGCACCAGCCCGGCATCGCTGGCAGCAGCAAAGGAATCCGGCGCAGCGGTCTTTGCCTATGGTGCTTTCGTCACCGCGCTGATCAACTTCGTCATCATCGGCTGGGTGGTGTTCGTGCTGGTCAAGGCGATGAACAAGCTGATGCCGAAAAAGGCAGAAGCCCCCGCCGCGCCTGCCGGCCCGAGCGAGCTGGATATCCTGATGGAAATCCGCGACTCCCTGAAAAAGTAA
- the ald gene encoding alanine dehydrogenase: MKIGCPKEIKPQEFRVGMTPNAAREAVAHGHDVLVETQAGVGAGFTDADYIAAGARIAATAEEVFAQSEMIVKVKEPQAVERARLRAGQVLFTYLHLAPDPAQTHDLLASGVTAIAYETVTDDRGGLPLLAPMSEVAGRLAPQVGAWTLQKANGGRGVLMGGVPGVLPAKVLVIGGGVVGTHAAKISAGMGADVTVLDRSVNRLRYLDDVFGGQFKCGYADAATTIELARQADMIIGAVLIPGAAAPKLISRAQLAELKPGAALVDVAIDQGGCFETSRATTHQDPIYEVDGIMHYCVANMPGAVARTSTLALGNATMPFMLALADKGWKRACAEDKHLLAGLNTHAGKLTYAAVGAALGLPTITPTEALAL, encoded by the coding sequence ATGAAGATTGGTTGCCCGAAAGAGATCAAGCCACAGGAATTCCGCGTTGGGATGACGCCCAATGCCGCGCGCGAGGCGGTGGCGCATGGGCATGATGTGCTGGTGGAGACGCAGGCCGGGGTGGGCGCAGGGTTCACGGACGCGGATTACATCGCCGCCGGGGCGCGGATCGCGGCAACGGCGGAAGAGGTCTTTGCCCAATCCGAAATGATCGTGAAGGTCAAAGAGCCGCAGGCGGTAGAGCGGGCGCGGCTGCGCGCGGGGCAGGTGTTGTTCACCTATCTGCATCTGGCCCCCGATCCGGCGCAGACGCATGACCTGCTGGCATCGGGCGTGACCGCGATTGCCTATGAAACGGTGACCGATGATCGCGGCGGGTTGCCGCTGCTGGCCCCGATGTCCGAGGTGGCGGGGCGGCTTGCGCCGCAGGTGGGGGCCTGGACGCTGCAAAAGGCCAATGGCGGGCGTGGCGTGCTGATGGGTGGGGTGCCGGGTGTGCTGCCTGCCAAGGTGCTGGTGATCGGGGGCGGGGTGGTGGGCACCCATGCCGCCAAGATCAGCGCGGGGATGGGGGCGGATGTTACCGTTCTGGACCGGTCGGTGAACCGGTTGCGCTATCTGGATGATGTGTTCGGCGGGCAGTTCAAATGCGGCTATGCCGATGCGGCCACAACGATCGAACTCGCGCGGCAGGCCGACATGATCATCGGCGCGGTGCTGATCCCCGGTGCGGCGGCGCCCAAGCTGATTTCGCGCGCGCAGCTGGCCGAGCTGAAGCCCGGCGCGGCGCTGGTGGATGTGGCGATCGATCAGGGTGGGTGTTTCGAGACCTCGCGCGCGACCACGCATCAGGACCCGATCTATGAGGTGGACGGGATCATGCATTACTGCGTGGCCAATATGCCCGGCGCGGTGGCGCGGACATCGACGCTGGCCTTGGGCAATGCGACGATGCCCTTCATGCTGGCCTTGGCCGACAAGGGATGGAAACGCGCCTGCGCCGAGGACAAGCATCTGCTGGCGGGGCTGAACACCCATGCGGGCAAGCTGACCTATGCGGCGGTGGGGGCGGCGCTGGGCCTGCCCACGATCACGCCGACCGAGGCGCTGGCACTCTGA
- a CDS encoding Lrp/AsnC family transcriptional regulator has protein sequence MSELDATDRRILTVLQKEGRITNAELSERVNLSPSACHRRTQRLEEEGFIAGYVALLDARRLGRPTTVFVEITLQGQADELLDAFEREVAKIPDILECHLMAGQADYLIKIMAEDTEDFARIHRQYLSRLPGVRQMHSSFALRTVVKTTALAV, from the coding sequence ATGTCAGAACTCGACGCAACCGACCGCCGCATCCTGACCGTGTTGCAGAAGGAAGGCCGCATCACCAATGCCGAATTGTCGGAACGGGTGAACCTTTCCCCGTCGGCCTGCCATCGCCGCACCCAGCGGTTGGAGGAGGAAGGCTTCATTGCGGGCTACGTGGCCCTTCTTGATGCCCGCCGCCTGGGAAGGCCCACGACGGTTTTCGTGGAAATCACCCTGCAAGGTCAGGCTGACGAATTGCTGGACGCGTTCGAGCGTGAGGTCGCAAAGATCCCTGACATCCTTGAATGTCACCTTATGGCGGGGCAGGCGGATTACCTTATCAAGATCATGGCTGAAGACACCGAAGATTTCGCCCGCATCCACCGCCAATACCTGTCGCGCCTGCCGGGCGTGCGACAGATGCACTCGTCCTTCGCGCTGCGCACGGTGGTCAAGACAACGGCGCTGGCGGTGTAG
- the rpsU gene encoding 30S ribosomal protein S21, with protein MQVSVRDNNVEQALRALKKKLQREGVFREMKLKQHFEKPSVKKAREQAEAVRRARKLARKKLQREGGL; from the coding sequence ATGCAGGTCAGCGTCCGCGACAATAACGTCGAACAGGCCCTCCGGGCCCTCAAGAAAAAGCTCCAGCGCGAAGGCGTGTTCCGCGAAATGAAGCTCAAGCAGCATTTCGAGAAACCCTCCGTCAAAAAAGCGCGCGAGCAAGCCGAAGCCGTTCGTCGTGCGAGGAAACTCGCCCGTAAAAAGCTTCAGCGTGAGGGCGGCCTCTAA
- a CDS encoding COQ9 family protein, with amino-acid sequence MEPQNTPENARDLVLEAALLHVPFDGWSETTLRAAIADSGVAEGLARALFPRGGIDLAVAFHKRGDQRMAETLAATDLSQMRFRDRVTFAVRTRLEGIEDRELVRRGTTLFALPQHAAEGAKLIWGTADAIWNALGDTSRDVNWYTKRATLSAVYGSTVLYWLGDDSLGHQGTWDFLDRRIGDVMQIETIKAKVRENPLGKALLAGPAKVMEKWRAPTVPDDLPGRFRNPFR; translated from the coding sequence ATGGAACCGCAGAACACCCCGGAAAACGCCCGCGATCTGGTGTTGGAGGCCGCTTTGCTGCACGTGCCCTTTGACGGCTGGTCGGAAACCACCCTGCGCGCGGCCATCGCCGATTCGGGCGTGGCCGAAGGGTTGGCCCGCGCCCTGTTCCCGCGCGGCGGCATTGATCTGGCGGTTGCCTTCCACAAACGCGGCGACCAGCGGATGGCCGAAACCCTTGCCGCGACCGACCTGTCCCAGATGCGCTTTCGCGACCGCGTGACCTTTGCCGTCCGCACCCGGCTGGAAGGGATCGAGGATCGCGAACTTGTCCGCCGTGGCACCACCCTTTTCGCCCTGCCGCAACACGCGGCCGAGGGCGCAAAGCTGATCTGGGGCACCGCCGATGCAATCTGGAACGCGCTGGGCGACACCTCGCGCGATGTGAACTGGTACACGAAACGCGCCACGCTGTCGGCGGTCTACGGCTCCACCGTCCTGTACTGGCTGGGCGATGACAGCCTGGGTCATCAGGGCACCTGGGATTTTCTGGATCGCCGCATCGGCGATGTGATGCAGATCGAAACGATCAAGGCCAAGGTCCGGGAAAACCCGCTGGGCAAAGCGCTGCTTGCAGGCCCCGCCAAGGTGATGGAGAAATGGCGCGCGCCGACAGTCCCCGATGATCTGCCCGGCCGGTTCAGGAACCCCTTCCGCTGA